A genomic window from Candidatus Denitrolinea symbiosum includes:
- a CDS encoding multidrug ABC transporter ATP-binding protein, with product MIRVNELSKDYGSRRALDGLTFEARQGEVVGFLGPNGAGKTTTMRILTAYMPPTAGEAIVAGYDVVTESLEVRKRIGYLPETVPLYQDMVVSDYLKFMADLRRLPNADKRVGEALEQVGMGDRAHGYIGNLSKGMRQRIGLAQALIHRPEVLILDEPTIGLDPSQVVEIRNLIREIGRERTVLLSTHILSEAQQVCDRVIIINKGRIIAEDTPESLQSRLVGAERVALRVGGDADGLAAKVEKVRGVQQVQSRPDGSLEFQFLPAQDARPLVAKTVVEAGYDLLEMRPIGLSLEEIFLQLTRENQPDIGESKKQKARS from the coding sequence ATGATCCGTGTCAATGAACTGAGCAAAGATTATGGCTCGCGGCGGGCGCTCGACGGTCTGACCTTCGAGGCGCGCCAGGGCGAGGTGGTCGGGTTTCTCGGCCCGAACGGCGCGGGGAAGACCACCACCATGCGCATCCTCACCGCCTACATGCCTCCCACCGCGGGCGAGGCCATCGTAGCCGGTTACGATGTTGTGACCGAATCTCTCGAGGTCCGCAAACGCATCGGCTACCTGCCGGAGACCGTCCCCCTGTATCAGGACATGGTCGTGTCCGATTATTTAAAATTCATGGCGGACCTGCGCCGCCTCCCGAACGCGGACAAACGCGTCGGCGAGGCGCTCGAACAGGTGGGGATGGGCGACCGCGCCCACGGCTACATCGGCAACCTGTCTAAGGGGATGCGCCAGCGCATCGGCCTGGCGCAGGCGCTCATCCACCGTCCCGAGGTGCTGATCCTTGACGAGCCGACCATCGGCCTCGACCCGAGCCAGGTGGTAGAGATCCGCAACCTGATCCGCGAGATTGGCAGGGAGCGCACCGTCCTGCTGTCCACACACATCCTCTCCGAGGCGCAGCAGGTCTGCGACCGCGTCATCATCATCAACAAAGGCCGGATCATCGCCGAGGATACGCCCGAGAGTCTGCAATCGCGGCTTGTCGGCGCGGAACGCGTGGCGTTGCGCGTCGGCGGCGACGCGGACGGGCTGGCCGCGAAGGTTGAAAAAGTGAGGGGCGTGCAGCAGGTCCAGTCCAGGCCCGACGGTTCGCTGGAATTCCAATTCCTGCCCGCGCAGGACGCGCGCCCGTTGGTCGCGAAGACGGTCGTCGAGGCGGGCTACGACCTGCTCGAAATGCGTCCGATTGGATTGAGCCTCGAGGAGATCTTCCTCCAACTGACCAGGGAAAACCAGCCGGACATCGGCGAAAGCAAGAAGCAGAAAGCGCGCTCGTGA
- a CDS encoding RNA polymerase subunit sigma, producing the protein MNMEKILIVDEEEEFPAIARLIELGRQKSYVTIDDILHFFPEAEQDVEQLEEAFSALLSAGIPFMEDAAAAEPTEDELVAVEETEAEVEIDTSLDDYLANIDTDDTIGLYLKEVSRVPLLTATEEVELAQRIERGRLAREELAKGKAAPRRRAELHRLIEDGWSAREHLITANSRLVISVAKKYMGRGVPFLDLIQEGNIGLIRATKKFDYRRGHKFSTYATWWIRQAVTRAIADQGRTIRVPVHMGDQINKLLRVQHQLTQRLGREPSVEELANALEVPPKKVENMIQVARRPLSLETPTDDEEDSVLGDFIEDDEAPPPDDTATYNLLKEHLGEVLNGLPPREVRILQLRYGLLDGQAYTLEEVGRKMGVTRERVRQIEAQALSRLRHPTIRRKLRDYLGE; encoded by the coding sequence ATGAATATGGAGAAAATCCTGATCGTTGACGAAGAAGAAGAATTCCCCGCCATTGCCCGTTTGATCGAACTCGGTCGTCAAAAGTCCTACGTGACGATTGACGACATTTTGCATTTCTTTCCCGAGGCCGAGCAGGATGTGGAGCAACTGGAGGAGGCATTTTCGGCCCTGCTGAGCGCCGGCATCCCCTTCATGGAGGACGCCGCCGCCGCCGAACCCACCGAAGACGAACTGGTGGCGGTGGAGGAAACCGAGGCCGAGGTGGAGATCGACACCTCGCTCGACGACTACCTCGCCAACATCGACACCGACGACACCATCGGCCTCTACCTCAAGGAAGTCAGCCGCGTGCCGCTGCTGACCGCCACCGAGGAGGTGGAACTGGCCCAGCGCATCGAACGCGGACGGCTGGCGCGCGAGGAACTTGCGAAGGGCAAAGCCGCCCCCCGCCGCCGCGCCGAACTCCACCGCCTCATCGAGGACGGGTGGAGCGCGCGCGAACACCTCATTACCGCCAACTCGCGTCTCGTCATCTCCGTCGCCAAAAAATACATGGGACGCGGCGTCCCGTTCCTCGACCTGATCCAGGAAGGCAACATCGGCCTGATCCGCGCCACCAAGAAATTCGACTACCGCCGCGGCCACAAATTCTCCACCTACGCCACCTGGTGGATCCGCCAGGCCGTGACGCGCGCCATCGCCGACCAGGGACGCACCATCCGCGTCCCCGTCCACATGGGCGACCAGATCAACAAACTGCTGCGCGTCCAGCACCAACTGACGCAGCGCCTCGGGCGCGAACCCTCGGTGGAGGAACTCGCCAACGCCCTCGAAGTGCCGCCCAAAAAAGTGGAAAACATGATCCAGGTGGCGCGCCGCCCGCTCTCGCTCGAGACGCCCACCGACGACGAAGAAGATTCCGTACTGGGCGATTTCATCGAAGACGACGAAGCCCCTCCGCCCGACGACACCGCCACCTACAACCTGCTCAAGGAACACCTCGGCGAAGTGCTGAACGGATTGCCGCCGCGCGAAGTCCGCATCCTCCAACTCCGCTACGGGCTGCTGGACGGACAGGCCTACACCCTTGAAGAAGTGGGACGCAAGATGGGCGTGACGCGCGAACGCGTCCGCCAGATCGAGGCGCAGGCCTTGAGCCGTTTGCGCCATCCCACCATACGCCGAAAACTGCGCGATTACCTCGGCGAGTAA